TATTATCAGGTTGAACCACAAAAGATAATTGTGGTTCACGATGATATGGATCTTATGCTCGGCCAGCTGAAAATTTCCATTAACCGTGGTGCCGGGGGGCATAACGGCATCCGGTCAATTATCAATTTATTGGGTACAAAGGAATTTTTACGAATCAGGGTGGGAGTGGGCAGGCCGGATGCCGTTATGCGATCATCAGATTTTGTCCTCTCGAAATTCAATGACGACGAAATGCCGATTATCCAAGAGCAGGTTAAAAAAATTGAAGAAATTGTTGATATGCTGATGAATGAGGGCGTCCTGAAAACCATGAATTTTTATCATGACCCCATCCGTAAGGAAAATCCCTGAAAAAGCCACTCCCCAGTGGATTCTGAGTAAAACTGAGACGGCCCGGATTGCGTACACTCCGAAATGACCCCTTTGCTTATTTTCGGATAATATGTTATATTATATTTTCGTTCATTGGTTTTATCGATGAAAAAGATTGTGATATGAAATAGTTAATAAATTATTTTATTGTGGCTTTTTCTACTTGTTTCAACCTTTTGATAAGGGGGTTAATGTGTTTAATATAGGTGATATGGCCGTTTATCCTGCTCATGGG
The DNA window shown above is from Pseudomonadota bacterium and carries:
- the pth gene encoding aminoacyl-tRNA hydrolase, yielding MFLLVGLGNPGDKYSKTRHNIGFLFIDAIASKNGLTLKGTKWRAQTEKVFLWRNQVMLVKPETFMNLSGEAVQQIADYYQVEPQKIIVVHDDMDLMLGQLKISINRGAGGHNGIRSIINLLGTKEFLRIRVGVGRPDAVMRSSDFVLSKFNDDEMPIIQEQVKKIEEIVDMLMNEGVLKTMNFYHDPIRKENP